In Thermoplasmata archaeon, the following proteins share a genomic window:
- a CDS encoding PKD domain-containing protein, giving the protein MIRWVRGMTSRAQVLYAMVLTAFVLVPPLSEVGVGHTGDASPAPRPATVTFTNVSESAGLSGLSANFLAWGDYDRDGDEDLLVQGSRLFRNNGPPGWDFTEVTQAAGLSGSFTSGTWGDYNNDGWLDFYAGGTASDKLYRNNGDGTFTDVTVAAGNLRDTFPTTAAGWGDYDRDGDLDLYVANGEDWNGGNPIYFPDIFYKNNGDGTFTNATISANLSEGDHPYYGRGVAWADFNNDGWLDIYVSNYRLSPNYLYVNNHDGTFTEMGRELGCAGVYDPYRYWDAQTQRYWGPNYGHTIGSAWADFDSDGDLDLWTTNLVHKYVGPYGSGQYDIRGYVCDDSKMYKNNGAPFYNFTDIRATCGIPIKPIGGSGVFQGDELFDGVAWGDFDSDGDLDLWIPQVYDLNYAYSYLYEQDGAGNGSCHWTDRAGELGMRVYNTYAGVWCDYDNDGDLDLLTGGKSPYVGENQGTYALHLYRNSGNSNSWLKVRLVGRDCNRAAIGARVTVKSGNLTQIREVEGGMGCHGSQNSLVQHFGLYNRSSIDWVEVRWPCGRIEKFTGVSVNTTLNITESSLPVPRVLSASASPPSPLEDQPVSFSASANVEGGSIAKYEWDFTSDNTYDWASEVGGSASHSYSKSGIYHARLRAWSDRGIGVEYGPVVVTVLNAPPVAEAGPDISAAMDELVRFDGSGSTDTQGDMSRGLQYNWSFGDGSHSGWSASPLANHTYTAPGEYTVRLSVRDDDGAVASDTLVVRVRNVPPTVTVMEPVSALEDEEVQFTGRGSDTPSDAATLVYKWDFGDGNSTAWSTNPSARHAYTAKGIYTARLFVRDQRSMMAEGAVNVTVINPPPVCHINPECQELSASEDHLLTFEGWGADTPSDLPYLMYMWDFGDGNRTEWSELCAASHAYAVEGTYTLTLFARDDDGDTGSEQTVVRVENSPPTAEILSEGGEAAEDQTILFTGEGRDTPSDLPLLEYRWDFGDGSRSDWSPVPEASHAYPSAGTYEVTLSVRDDQGARFTTRPLVIEVRNLPPVAVASSALRNVDEDTEVWFSAANSTDTPSDMSSLTYRWFFGDGSEEEGIEVSHVFVKSGTYTVRLVVTDNDGATGEDSSIKIRVRNLQPTASASADRMEARVGERVSFRGSGNDTPTDALKLRFRWYFGDGSQWEGRDAEHVYNGEGSFRVRLEVSDPEGDVGVAELTINVTAVRVPSPQPAHKLDPAVLWGAAALVVLVAAIAALIWRRSSRAPPEAEPAGPEEEGPMESQIGGDGGDRGEDGKSEDRNGRFNGGTAEGRGARAPPGG; this is encoded by the coding sequence ATGATAAGGTGGGTGAGGGGAATGACCTCAAGGGCTCAGGTATTGTATGCCATGGTGCTGACGGCTTTTGTTCTGGTCCCTCCCCTCAGCGAGGTCGGGGTCGGACACACGGGGGACGCATCTCCCGCTCCCAGACCAGCGACAGTCACATTTACAAACGTGTCCGAATCGGCGGGCTTGTCAGGCCTGAGCGCGAACTTCCTCGCGTGGGGAGACTACGACCGCGATGGCGACGAGGACCTTCTCGTGCAGGGCTCGCGCCTCTTCCGCAACAACGGTCCCCCGGGCTGGGACTTCACGGAAGTCACACAGGCCGCGGGCCTCTCAGGGTCATTCACGAGCGGCACCTGGGGCGACTACAACAACGACGGCTGGCTCGACTTCTACGCCGGCGGGACCGCGAGCGACAAACTGTATAGGAACAATGGCGACGGGACGTTCACCGATGTAACGGTGGCCGCGGGCAACCTCAGGGACACCTTCCCGACAACGGCCGCTGGCTGGGGCGACTATGATCGCGACGGCGATTTGGACCTTTACGTCGCCAATGGAGAGGACTGGAACGGAGGGAATCCGATATATTTCCCTGACATTTTCTACAAAAACAACGGCGACGGAACATTTACCAACGCAACCATCTCAGCCAACCTGAGCGAAGGGGACCACCCTTACTATGGGAGAGGAGTCGCCTGGGCCGACTTCAACAATGACGGCTGGCTGGATATCTATGTGTCGAACTACCGCCTAAGCCCAAACTACCTATACGTCAACAACCACGACGGCACCTTCACCGAGATGGGCAGGGAGCTGGGGTGCGCGGGCGTCTACGACCCCTACCGTTACTGGGACGCCCAGACGCAGCGCTACTGGGGCCCCAACTACGGCCATACCATAGGGTCCGCGTGGGCCGACTTCGACAGCGACGGAGACCTTGACCTCTGGACGACCAATCTGGTGCACAAGTACGTCGGCCCTTACGGCTCGGGACAGTACGATATCAGGGGCTATGTGTGCGACGACTCAAAGATGTACAAAAACAACGGCGCGCCCTTCTACAACTTCACGGACATCCGGGCAACCTGTGGAATTCCCATAAAGCCAATCGGAGGCTCGGGAGTCTTTCAAGGCGACGAGCTCTTCGATGGTGTCGCGTGGGGCGACTTCGATAGCGACGGTGACCTTGACCTCTGGATACCGCAGGTCTACGACCTCAATTACGCCTACTCGTACCTCTACGAGCAGGACGGGGCTGGGAACGGGAGCTGCCACTGGACCGACAGGGCCGGGGAGCTCGGTATGAGGGTCTACAACACCTACGCCGGCGTCTGGTGCGACTACGACAACGACGGGGACCTGGACCTCCTGACGGGCGGGAAGAGCCCGTATGTTGGGGAGAACCAGGGTACCTACGCCCTCCACCTCTACCGCAACAGCGGCAACTCGAACAGCTGGCTGAAGGTCAGGCTGGTGGGGAGGGACTGCAACCGCGCGGCGATAGGAGCACGGGTAACGGTGAAATCGGGGAATCTCACGCAGATTCGCGAGGTCGAGGGGGGGATGGGATGCCACGGCTCGCAGAACTCGCTCGTTCAGCACTTCGGCCTCTACAACCGGAGTTCCATAGACTGGGTCGAGGTCAGGTGGCCCTGCGGGAGAATCGAGAAGTTCACCGGGGTTTCAGTCAACACAACCCTGAACATAACCGAAAGCTCTCTTCCGGTCCCACGCGTCCTGTCCGCCTCCGCGAGCCCCCCTTCTCCTCTCGAGGACCAGCCGGTCTCCTTCAGTGCCAGCGCGAATGTCGAGGGCGGGAGCATAGCGAAATATGAATGGGACTTCACCTCCGACAACACCTATGACTGGGCTTCTGAGGTCGGCGGAAGCGCCAGCCACTCATACAGCAAAAGCGGCATCTATCACGCGAGACTGCGCGCCTGGAGCGACCGCGGCATCGGGGTCGAGTACGGACCGGTGGTCGTCACTGTCCTCAACGCCCCCCCGGTTGCGGAGGCTGGCCCGGACATCAGCGCCGCGATGGACGAGCTCGTCCGGTTCGACGGGAGCGGCTCGACCGACACCCAGGGCGACATGTCGAGAGGCCTCCAGTACAACTGGAGCTTCGGCGACGGCTCTCATTCGGGCTGGAGCGCCTCGCCTCTCGCGAACCACACCTACACCGCGCCCGGCGAGTACACAGTCAGGCTGAGCGTGAGGGACGACGATGGCGCGGTGGCCTCCGACACACTCGTCGTGCGAGTGCGCAATGTGCCCCCGACGGTGACGGTCATGGAGCCCGTGAGCGCTCTCGAGGACGAGGAGGTCCAGTTCACCGGTAGGGGGAGCGACACGCCCTCGGACGCCGCGACCCTTGTCTACAAATGGGACTTCGGAGACGGGAACTCGACCGCCTGGTCAACCAACCCTAGTGCGCGTCACGCCTACACGGCGAAAGGAATCTACACCGCCCGACTCTTTGTCAGGGACCAGAGGTCAATGATGGCCGAGGGCGCAGTAAATGTCACTGTCATCAACCCTCCTCCCGTCTGTCACATCAATCCCGAGTGCCAGGAGCTGAGCGCAAGTGAGGACCACCTCCTAACCTTCGAGGGCTGGGGGGCCGACACTCCCTCTGACCTGCCCTATCTGATGTACATGTGGGACTTCGGAGACGGCAACAGAACGGAATGGTCCGAGCTCTGCGCCGCCTCCCACGCCTACGCCGTGGAGGGGACCTACACACTCACGCTCTTCGCGCGAGACGACGACGGCGACACGGGAAGTGAGCAGACGGTGGTCCGCGTCGAGAATTCCCCGCCCACGGCCGAGATTCTGAGCGAGGGGGGCGAGGCCGCGGAGGACCAGACGATTCTGTTCACGGGCGAGGGCAGGGACACGCCCTCGGACCTCCCCTTGCTCGAGTACAGGTGGGACTTCGGAGACGGGAGCAGGTCGGATTGGTCTCCCGTCCCTGAGGCGAGCCACGCCTACCCCTCCGCGGGGACCTACGAGGTCACGCTCTCCGTGCGCGACGACCAGGGCGCGAGGTTCACCACCCGACCGCTCGTCATCGAGGTCAGGAACCTGCCACCCGTCGCGGTCGCGAGCTCGGCCCTCCGAAATGTTGACGAGGACACCGAGGTCTGGTTCAGCGCGGCCAACTCCACCGATACTCCCTCGGACATGAGCAGCCTGACGTATCGCTGGTTCTTCGGTGATGGCTCGGAGGAGGAGGGCATCGAGGTCTCGCACGTTTTCGTAAAATCCGGAACCTACACAGTGAGACTCGTCGTGACCGACAACGACGGCGCCACGGGGGAGGACTCATCAATCAAGATCAGGGTCAGGAACCTCCAGCCGACGGCGAGCGCCTCAGCCGACAGGATGGAGGCGCGTGTGGGGGAGAGGGTCTCTTTTAGGGGCTCGGGAAACGACACGCCCACGGACGCGCTGAAGCTGAGGTTTAGGTGGTACTTCGGCGATGGTTCTCAGTGGGAGGGGAGGGACGCGGAGCACGTCTACAACGGCGAGGGCTCGTTCCGGGTAAGGCTGGAGGTCTCGGACCCTGAGGGGGATGTCGGTGTCGCCGAGTTGACCATCAATGTAACAGCGGTGAGGGTGCCTTCGCCCCAGCCGGCGCACAAACTGGACCCGGCTGTGCTTTGGGGAGCAGCCGCGCTGGTAGTGCTCGTCGCAGCCATTGCGGCGCTCATCTGGAGGAGGTCCTCCCGCGCACCGCCCGAGGCAGAGCCCGCGGGGCCAGAGGAGGAGGGGCCCATGGAGAGCCAGATAGGCGGCGACGGCGGGGACCGGGGAGAAGACGGCAAGAGCGAGGACCGCAATGGGCGGTTTAACGGAGGAACGGCCGAGGGCAGAGGAGCGAGAGCCCCCCCGGGTGGCTGA
- a CDS encoding PHP domain-containing protein, producing the protein MMNLHNHTTYSDGRFSPRDIVEAAIHARLKVVGISDHYRTTRKRSIVPSALEDYIEHVRRLAAQYRDRIRVLVGVEIDACHERTQDLEYLPYNLLNKLDFVLFENVQDEEAGGMGLWELFDKRKELEPPVGLAHNDIGRNFAEVDPSVLIPVLETNKLFLELCPSPRHARLQTPLYRHSAAFFSRLRGTKVGLSIGTDTHDSLEEVGAVQDPLEFVRELELVKNLIDWTEE; encoded by the coding sequence ATGATGAACCTGCACAACCACACCACTTACTCCGACGGGAGGTTCAGCCCGCGCGATATTGTCGAGGCCGCTATTCACGCAAGGCTGAAGGTCGTGGGAATCTCCGACCACTACAGGACCACCAGGAAGCGCTCCATCGTGCCCTCCGCTTTGGAGGATTATATAGAGCACGTCCGGAGGCTGGCGGCGCAGTACAGGGACCGAATTCGCGTCCTCGTCGGGGTGGAGATAGACGCCTGCCACGAGAGGACGCAGGATCTAGAATACCTCCCCTACAACCTCTTGAACAAGCTTGACTTCGTCCTCTTTGAAAACGTGCAAGACGAGGAGGCGGGCGGGATGGGCCTCTGGGAGCTCTTCGATAAGAGGAAAGAGCTCGAGCCCCCCGTGGGGCTGGCCCACAACGACATCGGCCGCAACTTCGCCGAGGTCGATCCATCAGTTCTGATACCAGTGCTTGAGACGAACAAGCTCTTCCTCGAGCTCTGCCCAAGCCCCCGCCACGCAAGGCTCCAGACGCCGCTATACAGGCACTCCGCCGCCTTCTTCTCTCGGCTCAGGGGGACAAAGGTCGGCCTCTCGATAGGCACGGATACTCACGATAGCCTCGAGGAGGTTGGAGCGGTCCAAGACCCCCTTGAGTTCGTGAGGGAGCTCGAGCTCGTGAAGAACCTTATAGACTGGACGGAGGAATGA
- a CDS encoding cyclic 2,3-diphosphoglycerate synthase — translation MGAAGRDFHNFNIAFRNDPSHQVVAFTATQIPDIAGRVYPPVLAGPLYPEGIPIHPEEELPKLIKRHKVDEVIFAYSDISHVELMHKASMVLALGADFRLMGTTPTMLRSRLPVISVCAVRTGAGKSQTTRAISRILKERGYRVVAIRHPMPYGDLSRQVAQRFASFEDMDREDCTIEEREEYEPHIANGVVVFAGVDYEKILHMAEKEADVIIWDGGNNDTSFYHSDLHIVIADPFRPGHEVTYHPGETNLRMADVVIINKVDTADGENVEIVRRNIRAVRPGAIIIDAASPLTVEGDGKKIQGKRVLVVEDGPTVTHGGMKFGAGFIAAREFGAAEIVDPRPYAIGSIKSTYEAYPHLGTILPAMGYTDPQCEELEQVINSAPCDLVISGTPIDLSRAIKVKKPIVRVRYELQEIGKPDLKEVMDKFIAKMKSEGKLK, via the coding sequence ATGGGCGCCGCTGGGAGGGATTTCCACAACTTCAACATCGCTTTCAGAAACGACCCCTCCCACCAGGTTGTCGCCTTCACGGCCACCCAGATACCGGACATCGCAGGCCGGGTCTATCCCCCAGTGTTGGCCGGGCCACTCTACCCCGAAGGAATTCCCATTCACCCCGAAGAGGAGCTGCCCAAACTGATAAAGCGGCACAAGGTGGACGAGGTCATCTTCGCCTACAGTGACATCAGCCACGTAGAACTGATGCACAAGGCCTCAATGGTGCTAGCGCTGGGGGCCGACTTCCGCCTGATGGGGACCACCCCAACAATGCTACGCAGCCGGCTGCCGGTGATATCGGTCTGTGCGGTCCGGACGGGCGCTGGAAAGAGCCAAACAACACGGGCGATATCGAGAATTCTAAAAGAGAGGGGATACAGGGTCGTCGCGATAAGACACCCGATGCCCTACGGGGACCTCTCAAGGCAGGTCGCCCAGCGCTTCGCCTCGTTCGAAGACATGGACAGAGAAGACTGCACCATTGAAGAGAGGGAAGAGTACGAGCCCCACATCGCCAACGGCGTGGTGGTGTTCGCGGGCGTAGATTACGAGAAAATACTCCACATGGCCGAAAAGGAGGCCGATGTGATTATCTGGGACGGAGGCAACAACGATACCTCCTTCTACCACTCCGACCTCCACATCGTAATCGCAGACCCATTCCGCCCCGGGCACGAGGTTACCTACCACCCGGGCGAGACTAACCTCAGGATGGCGGACGTCGTGATTATCAACAAAGTCGATACGGCGGATGGAGAAAATGTGGAGATCGTCAGAAGAAACATCAGAGCCGTCCGGCCCGGCGCGATCATCATCGACGCCGCCTCCCCCCTGACAGTCGAGGGGGACGGGAAGAAAATACAGGGCAAGAGGGTGCTGGTGGTCGAGGACGGCCCGACCGTGACCCACGGGGGAATGAAATTCGGCGCTGGGTTCATCGCGGCGAGGGAGTTCGGGGCGGCGGAGATAGTGGACCCCAGGCCATACGCAATCGGCTCGATAAAGAGCACCTACGAGGCCTACCCGCACCTCGGCACGATTCTGCCGGCGATGGGCTACACCGACCCCCAGTGCGAAGAGCTTGAGCAGGTGATTAACTCCGCGCCATGCGATCTCGTGATATCCGGAACGCCCATTGACCTGAGCCGCGCTATAAAAGTGAAGAAGCCGATAGTTCGCGTCAGGTACGAGCTTCAGGAGATCGGCAAGCCGGATCTGAAGGAAGTCATGGACAAGTTCATCGCCAAAATGAAGTCCGAGGGTAAGCTGAAATGA
- a CDS encoding PQQ-binding-like beta-propeller repeat protein: MSCVQSGESAGLSSSRLWEAQESTRVPIEGYGLALGLSRGGRYLALGGMVPGQHGYIALYDGAGKLNWKHKTREAISTVGICRSGDYLATASDDNNIYFFGRSGLLEFKHEVGRLVKCLALSENGDFMVAGGEDSNLYFFDRKRQIKKFAWKYRFEDRVVSAAISADGRVTVAGSADRTAAYLDATGQLLWAHEARDSMDAVAISSDGGVVALGSSDHKVYLFSGTGIPLATHDCGAPVSALAMSSRGDCVVAAAGRELICLDAQGLRVWSCSLGANIVKMVASGSADCVLASTGDNVVHFVTRPGFVGWRYSAKGAVYAIAISDDAGLAAFCGPMELVIFDIAQVARELISRHQSAVTVAKKGGHDVSVLEASLRQATAGMGARNYPSTMEALSEVRNGLEALEKIALEREKLRRDTADALSKMILFIDELKAGVEGRGTEGTGVLERPEPRIAELDGLAEKAEASFQSGMFTEALSFIRQAEELVQLIRQERTARAETRKELEAVAERIQEAAKLDVDVSEAKSHLEAARGSLKLGNFREAAELGRKALASLTEARARSPRAMEAELERALEILSSPGVTEVGLAEAQAALELAAPLIIERREFLTLADSYERLAQAWAKRPRGPSTAAAYEKAMRTAMVAYIDAGKPDRAVAIAKQLEDWVTAAKLLTRMGDRDRAGEAWTRAATAKKPKPLVPDELKSRVEGYMAQSRFLDAAEELARAGFLLEASRVLRREKPEARAVALMLRLLFQLQDFETMLEMCREYLPALRREARDTGDSKDLAVYAQVLVGALEVAKLLNSPEEAVLARELDELVQDYTRAIARDELSANELCDRIVLYHHLTERNWKAAERLAELKGGEFWDHIKGALGAWRDVNVYLFREEIHGIARPAAACRHLTQPLPEVVSTGGVHEALSEMAPFNLPLLIFQLLDQYSNREYLGALVRHGDASLAAGRENEAINCYQKALACDTFGLLDTRRINLRLAGIYLQRGGEQEAAPHLEAARAGREAALAEYRAVRGIRAEPPPAPKAAGAAAPSRPSRATCPRCGNQIPVTAIRCFKCGATVK; the protein is encoded by the coding sequence GTGTCCTGTGTGCAGTCAGGCGAGAGCGCAGGGCTGAGCTCCTCGAGGCTCTGGGAGGCTCAGGAGAGCACAAGGGTGCCCATCGAGGGCTACGGTCTAGCCCTGGGCCTTTCACGCGGTGGCAGGTACCTCGCGCTTGGCGGGATGGTCCCCGGACAGCACGGCTACATTGCCCTCTACGACGGCGCGGGCAAGCTGAACTGGAAGCACAAGACAAGAGAGGCAATATCCACCGTCGGCATCTGCAGGAGCGGGGACTACCTCGCCACAGCCTCGGACGACAACAACATCTACTTCTTCGGCAGGAGTGGCCTCCTTGAGTTCAAGCACGAGGTTGGCCGCTTGGTGAAGTGCCTCGCGCTCTCGGAGAACGGGGACTTCATGGTCGCGGGGGGGGAGGACAGCAACCTATACTTTTTCGACAGGAAGCGCCAGATAAAGAAGTTCGCCTGGAAGTACAGATTCGAGGACAGGGTGGTCTCGGCCGCGATATCGGCCGACGGCCGTGTGACGGTCGCGGGCTCGGCCGATAGGACCGCTGCCTATCTGGACGCCACGGGACAGCTTCTCTGGGCGCACGAGGCGCGGGACTCTATGGACGCCGTGGCGATTTCATCTGATGGGGGCGTAGTGGCCCTCGGCTCGAGCGACCATAAAGTTTACCTGTTCAGCGGCACGGGGATACCCCTAGCAACCCACGACTGCGGGGCACCCGTGAGCGCGCTGGCGATGTCTTCGAGGGGCGATTGCGTGGTCGCGGCCGCGGGGCGAGAGCTGATATGCCTTGACGCTCAGGGCCTCAGGGTCTGGTCCTGCAGTCTGGGCGCAAATATAGTGAAAATGGTCGCCTCTGGCTCCGCGGACTGCGTCTTGGCCTCCACGGGCGACAATGTTGTCCACTTCGTGACGAGGCCCGGCTTCGTCGGCTGGAGGTACTCCGCCAAGGGCGCGGTCTATGCAATAGCCATCTCTGACGATGCGGGGCTCGCGGCCTTCTGCGGCCCCATGGAGCTCGTCATTTTTGACATCGCTCAGGTCGCTAGGGAGCTGATCTCCAGACACCAATCCGCGGTCACGGTCGCAAAAAAGGGGGGGCATGACGTCTCCGTGCTGGAGGCGTCGCTCAGGCAGGCTACCGCCGGAATGGGGGCTAGGAACTACCCCTCGACAATGGAGGCCCTGAGCGAGGTCCGAAACGGGCTGGAGGCGCTAGAGAAAATCGCTCTTGAGAGAGAGAAGCTCCGCAGGGATACCGCGGACGCCCTCTCGAAAATGATTCTTTTTATTGATGAGCTGAAGGCGGGGGTGGAGGGGAGGGGGACCGAGGGGACCGGGGTTCTCGAGAGGCCTGAGCCTAGAATCGCCGAACTGGACGGGCTTGCGGAGAAGGCGGAGGCGTCCTTCCAGAGTGGCATGTTCACAGAGGCCCTCTCTTTCATCCGGCAGGCCGAGGAGCTAGTGCAGCTCATCAGGCAGGAGCGAACCGCAAGAGCAGAAACGAGAAAGGAGCTCGAGGCGGTGGCCGAAAGAATTCAGGAGGCGGCCAAGCTCGATGTCGATGTGTCCGAGGCAAAGAGCCATCTCGAGGCCGCGCGCGGTAGCCTGAAGCTGGGGAACTTCCGGGAGGCCGCAGAGCTGGGCAGGAAGGCCCTCGCATCCCTCACGGAGGCGCGGGCGCGGAGTCCGCGCGCGATGGAGGCGGAGCTGGAGAGGGCGCTCGAAATTCTATCCTCGCCGGGAGTCACCGAGGTCGGGCTCGCCGAGGCCCAGGCCGCGCTCGAGCTCGCCGCGCCCCTTATCATAGAGAGGAGGGAGTTCCTCACCCTGGCCGACAGCTACGAGAGGCTCGCCCAGGCATGGGCGAAGCGCCCCCGTGGCCCATCAACCGCCGCCGCTTATGAAAAAGCGATGCGGACCGCAATGGTCGCCTACATCGACGCCGGGAAGCCGGACCGCGCTGTCGCCATTGCGAAGCAGCTCGAGGACTGGGTCACGGCCGCCAAACTGTTGACGAGGATGGGTGACAGGGATCGTGCTGGTGAGGCCTGGACCCGCGCGGCCACGGCGAAGAAACCCAAGCCCTTAGTTCCCGACGAACTGAAGTCGCGAGTGGAGGGCTACATGGCCCAGTCGCGCTTCCTAGATGCCGCTGAGGAGCTGGCGAGGGCGGGCTTTCTTCTGGAGGCGTCGAGGGTCCTCAGGCGGGAGAAGCCCGAGGCGCGCGCAGTGGCCCTGATGCTGCGCCTCCTTTTCCAGCTTCAGGACTTCGAGACAATGCTCGAGATGTGCCGAGAGTATCTGCCGGCGCTGAGGAGGGAGGCGAGGGACACCGGCGATTCGAAGGACCTAGCGGTGTACGCGCAGGTTCTCGTCGGGGCGCTCGAGGTGGCCAAGCTGCTGAACTCCCCGGAGGAGGCGGTGCTCGCAAGAGAGCTCGACGAGCTCGTGCAGGACTATACCCGGGCCATCGCAAGGGACGAGCTCAGCGCCAACGAGCTGTGCGACCGCATCGTGCTATACCACCACCTGACGGAGAGGAATTGGAAGGCGGCGGAGAGGCTGGCGGAGCTAAAGGGCGGGGAGTTCTGGGACCACATCAAAGGGGCGCTGGGGGCCTGGAGGGACGTGAATGTCTATCTCTTCAGGGAGGAGATTCACGGCATCGCCCGACCCGCCGCCGCCTGTCGCCACTTGACCCAGCCCCTCCCGGAGGTTGTCTCCACGGGAGGTGTCCACGAGGCCCTCTCCGAGATGGCCCCGTTCAACCTGCCGCTCCTCATATTTCAGCTATTGGACCAGTATTCCAACAGAGAGTATCTCGGAGCATTGGTCAGGCACGGCGACGCCTCCCTTGCCGCCGGCAGGGAGAACGAGGCAATCAACTGCTATCAGAAGGCGCTCGCCTGTGACACATTCGGTCTCCTCGACACACGCAGAATTAACCTGAGGCTGGCCGGTATATACCTCCAGAGAGGCGGGGAACAGGAGGCCGCGCCCCATCTAGAGGCCGCTAGGGCGGGGAGGGAGGCCGCACTAGCGGAATACAGGGCGGTGCGCGGAATTCGGGCCGAACCCCCACCAGCCCCGAAGGCGGCAGGAGCCGCCGCCCCCTCCCGGCCCTCCAGGGCGACCTGCCCGAGGTGCGGAAACCAGATTCCTGTAACAGCCATCCGCTGCTTCAAGTGCGGTGCTACAGTCAAATAG